AAAGAAATGGGGTGTGTCTCATGGtttctgcggatatccgaatagcactgttcactAGATATCCAAATTATTATCCGTATTCGACGTAAACCCCgataccatattcgtattcgtatccgtgAGGAAATATCCGTATTCATATCCGAACTATCTGAGAATTATCCAATCCGAGAGGTATCCGTATTCGATTTTTCtccggagcggacggaaactatctgcttcgttttcatccctagtagAGTAGGCTTCGATTCTTATATTATTATTCTCTCCATGATAGGCAACGTTAATCACGATCAGTATAACCAGGAAACAGTGTAATGTGCCTATTTATATAGACAcaacaaaattcaaaattatgcATGAAGGACTCACacaatttttcatttttcatactGCATACTTTGTGTGTTTATATGCATCACAAGGGTGTGAATAGTTTGCTATATGCTAACATGTGAGCATGCCATCTCCTCCAAATTGTCTTGTGTTTAACCAGCTTtggttagtactccctccgtttcacaatgtaagactttctagcattgcccacatacatatagatgttaattaatctaatacatatgtctatattcattaacatctaaatgaatatgggcaatactagaaagtcttacattatgaaacggaggaagtatcatcCATGCAGGAATTATCAGGTTCAGATTAGGAATGAAAGTTAGACCTGTCCTGTTCATTTCGACTACAAGGAGTGGATAAAGTTTcggattttcgtggcacgctttgcaaactgctaaacagtacgtttcgtgcgaaaactttctatatgaaagttgttctaaaatatcagattaatccatttttcaagtttgtaataattaaaactcaattaatcacacgttattaccacctcattTTGCTGAAATacttaatcttaatcttaatcttcatctttaggagattcaaacacctaACAATTACCCATTGCCTCACCTTTTTTTACCGGACTTAAAAGTTGGCAAAGACTATTTTTTTTCGtgaacgcgcaaaaggattgcacgtcaatattaGAAGTTGGCAAAGACCTTCAGTAAAGACGAAAAAGAACTAGTAAAAAAGATAGTGTAGTTCTAGTTGAAGTGATGGGCAATGGGTACCCATTCCTGTTCCTAGCTCAGATGTTTAGCTAAATTGACGATAGGTTTTCATCAATTACATTGTTAGACAATCAAACTGTAAACAAACAAGCAAAATGAGAGGAAAAAACTAGCGAAATCAAAAGATGAAAGTCCACAGCCTCGGGGAAACTTCGTAGTGGTTTCTTGAAACTTATTTCTTTCCATAGAATTCCTATGTTCCAAAGATTTTGGATGTGTTTCTTGGTATGGattgggaacccatctcctagcacggaaaacggagtggtctattagcgcgtgattgATGAAGTattaactgtttttttttaaaaaggatcaatatgattttttaagtaactttcgtatagaaacttttttttacagaaaatacaccatttatcagtttaaaaaacgtgcgtgCAAAACACGAGAGAAGTGAGTTGGGAAAAGAACTCAGCCGTAGTGGTTTCTCGACACTTATTTCGTTTCCATAGAATTCCTATGTTCCAAAGAGGCCTTATTTGATGCATACCTTTTGCCAATTGGCGTTATCTAGCCCGAATGCTTCTCAATCAATTATAGTAGTATAGCATATGGAAAACTCTGTAAAGAAATTATGTTTACAAGAGTATATTCAactgttgcttttttttttacaaagaaaATAGTATATATCATGCAACtaattttagtatataaacttttaagaaTCTACCAGACTGTAAATTTGATCGATATCACTGCAACTAGCTTCAGATATGAGCAAGCTGATATCATTAGGCATGAAGCAGCCAAACTTGTAATTTCATTATACGAGACAAAACCTGTGAATATGTACTGATGAGTTGAAAGTTCAGTATTTCCCCCTccatttttcccctttccccATCTGCATCAGGTTCTAGGAACCAAACATATTACAGTCACCAGAGAGATAGGATGCAGGTTCAACACAAGATCTGTCTCAACATGTTACACGAACTCCTGGTCCTGGTCATCTGGTCTTCGAGAACCCTCTTCGCCGTCGATCATTCTCCTAGTCATGTTGGCCCTCTGAACAAGGCGGACCAGCGCTTGCACCACCTCAGACATCGGCGGTCTGAACTCCGGCTCAGGCTGAAATAGTGAAGGTTTTGGTTGGTATAATTCAGATCCTTGGTGTTCAGTTATGAATATGCTGGCAAACTGCATTGTACCAGGAGTGAAGGTTATATACCTGGACACACAGCGCAATGACGTCTGCGAAACGGGACAGGGATTTGGCAGGGTACAGGCCCTTGAGCGCTGGGTCGACCATCCGGTCCAACGCATCGATGTCATGCAGCTGGGGCGTTGCCCACCGGACAAGTGACTGCTCTGTCCGGAGTCTAGCGCTGAGACGATAGTTTGACACAACAGTCAGGGGTCAGGACTAAGAAATTAGGAATCATCAAATGTAGGCATAAACAATTCAGGGATGCAGAATCAGAGAAAAATAGGAATACCTGTCAAATGGTTTGCGGCCTGTCAAGAGCTCCAGCATGACAACTCCAAAGCTATAAACATCACTCTTGAGGGTATACTGCCCAGTCATGTCAACTTCAGGGGCACTATATCCAGAACCCTGATCTGAAGCCTATTGAGATTTATTTGGAAACATGAAAAATATGGTAAGCCATATGTTGTGTAACATCTTGGATACTCAAGAAAAGAACCAATCCATTCAGAACTTAAGTTTCCTTTTTTAAGTAAGACCATAAATTTCTTTACAattgaaaatatatatgtttgttgGAGCAAAATGATTTGAGTTTTACCTGGAATTCAGAATCAGGAACACTGCTGGCAAGTCCAGCATCAGAAACATGAGGATTGAACTCGGTGTCCAGCAAGATATTAGATGACTTGAAGTTCTTGTGGATAATAGAAGGAGAACAAATTTCATGAAGATACCTACAGAAAGTTAACAGGAAAGGTGATTAGGTGTTGACAGAATTCCATGCAATTAAGAGAATTTACAAGTGATTTGTGCATATACTCGTTATTTACCTATCACATTCCATTCTATTATAATGGCAAGTCAGATCAATTTTCACAAGTCATTAAGTTGGAAAAAAGACaataatttatttgaaaagTATCCAACAGATAGGGAGAGAGATCTTAGTTTTCACTTACTCTAGTGCCCGTGCAGAACCTAACGCAATCTTAACACGAGAATTCCAGCTGAGTGGTTTGCTATATTCATCTGGGAGGTGAAGCATATCATGCAGCGAACCATTTCTGTGGAAATCATAAACTAGCAAGTGCTGTCCATGCTCCATGCAATAGCCCACAAGCTCATTGAGATTGGGATGGTGCAActttgaaatgtttgacaccaagTCAAAGAAATCGTCTGAAGATTGGCTTGGCAACACAGTACTGTTTAGTTTCTTGACAGCTAGTACCTGATTCATATAAGGAGAAATGTAAGCCACATTGATCATGTGAAGAAATGAACTGTCTTTGTATATCCAAGTGTGAAACACTTGGTAACTTCCAAGGCAGAACAAATATATGATGGTGGAAATCTGAATTGGTAAGAAAGCAATCAACTCAATATTTTCATTTACATATTGTACTATAAATGAATGAAGTTTTGTCACTATTGCTAGGAAGAAATGGAAACCATGTATGAATGTATTGCTTCTGCCTCTAAGATTGCTTAGGTGCATTTATGTAGGAAAAGTTACTCTAAAATCAAATTTACAGCACAGTTTTAAAAACTGCACAGTAAGATATCTTTTGCTATTCTCTCAAGCAAATGGCAAGTGCAATCATGCGTACCTTTCCATCACTGAATTGTGCCCTGTAAACACGTCCAAAAGTACCCTCTCCAACAAGATTGTCCATGTTGAAACTATCTGTTGCCATCTGTAGGTCTGCAACTGAATAAACTGTTGCTTTTACTGATGCTGAATTACTTTTCTTTGCAACAGGCTTGTTTGAAaagtcatcatcatcgtcatcaaaTGACTGGTTGCGCTCAATCTTAGGAGGTGGTTTTAGACTAACGGCCACAGGGGAAGGCAAAGGCTCCACCTCTATCTTGGTGGATTCTGGTATAGGCTTCACATCTGCATTTGTAGAACCATGCATACATTATAACTTACAAAACTAAAGTGTCGATCATGGTATATCAAACACTGCAACACTCAAACACTGACCTTTAACTTCATTGGAAGGGTATGAATTGAAAGGCTGTCGCTGTTCAACATGTTCTTGCCTTGTACCTTTGCGTTTTCTCTTTATCAAGAAGAATGCTACAACTGCTCCAATGACCAGTAGAGCTACGATAATTCCTGCTATAGCTCCAGCACGTAACCCTGAATTTCCACCAGAACTTGATGAGCTACCACTGCCATTGGAGTGTCTGCCTGGGCTTTTTTTACGGTTGCGTGATGGTGGAGGTGCTGtgaatggtggtggtggtggtgccggaCCTGTGCTCCAAGAATTGCCATCGGTTCTGTTGAACATAACATTAGTTCAAGATGCAGCCATCCAAAACATTAGGGAACTAAGACATAAGCAATACTTACTGAAgactatttattttctttagctCATTAGGAATCCAACCAGTAAAACGGTTGTTTCCCACATTTCTGCAATAAAGGAGGAAAAACTGGACTTAGTACAATATTGTGTGATATAACCGATTTATACCTTCAAAATGATTTGCTTACAAATTATCCAGGGGAAGATTAGCAAGGACATTGATTGATCCAGTAAATTGGTTGTTCTGCAGATACCTGGTAAGATAGAACATAGGTTATAGGTATAAGAGAActtataaatttattatattattcaaagtTCCTTCTTACAAAGTTTTCAGGCTTGACAGAGAAGTGAAACTTTGTGGGAGATCACCAGTAAGAGAATTTAAGGAGAGATCACTGTAGCAATGTACAGAAATATAGTAAGAGCAAAGATACATCGTGACTTGTAAGAAATGCAAACAGAGAAGTTAGAAGAATTTTGTGTGCACATTGAGATCAACCTAGAATACTTGTTTTAAGTAAGAGTACTCACAGTGTTGATAAACTTGGAAGGTTGGAAAAGACATCTGTCATATTTCCTTGTAATTGGTTATGATTAAGGTTTCTGTATTCACAAAGAAAATCCAATTAACCCATAGAGTACAATATGAATTTCAAGGCAAATTTGTATTTGGGTCAAAAGGTACTCACAGATACTTAAGTTTAGGCATTGTGGAAATTGAGTATGGCACATTTCCAGCAAACTGGTTCCCAGCAAGATTGCTGCAAATAAAAAATTCACTTAAATTATCGCCATAAATAACAAAGAACAATTAGATAGTATGTGTCAGTAcaatttttttccctaaaataGATTATAAAATGGCAACATCTGAGGAACTTACAGCCTCTCAAGCTTCTTATTTGGAAGATTGTATTGAATATTTTGGCCACCCCCAAGATTATTTTGGCTCATGTCACTGCATGGAATTATGATCAAGTTAATCACCAAGTGAACTCCCAAACAGAAAGAACTACTCCAAAAATTCCATTATCCAAACTCACAGCTCAACTAGGGACTCCATGGTGTTCATATTGTAGGCCAGATTCCCCGAAAGCCCCAAGCTCGGCAATTTACTAGTAGAACCAGGAAGAGAAAAACACATCAGAGAAAACAATAAATTGGGCTCACAAGCAAGAACATTGAATTATGCAACCACACTACCCACATTGCTGTGACTGATGATCCAGAGCAGGTGATGCCCTGCCATGAGGCGCCACATGGGTCACCGCCATTCACCTGCCAACCGCGCAGCTGCCCCGGCGAATTGAGGCTGGTGAATAGCGCATTGAGGACAGTAACTGcataataaaaagtaaagaatTACTTCAAGTCAATAGGTGTGGAATATCGCCAGACAAATTTTCAGTTAACATGAATACATGATTACTTATAACGGAAAGCTGGACCAGTCCCACCTAGAGATTCACATGATATCAGGACCAATGAAATGGATCACAGATGCAAATAGCTACTAAACTGAATCTACTTTGGATGAGCAATGATGTCACGGATCCATCTTGGGCAATTTTGTTGGTTCTGGTATACTTTACAAATGATTGAATGCTCCTACAATGGTCATTAACTCATTTATCTCCCCTGAAACTAAAACTTCTCCCCTACAATCATCAAACAGAATGAACAACACACTCCAGGTGCATAGATGCAGAGTTTCCCAAAGATCCCAATGCAAACCCTAGCTCAGAATCCCCATCAATGATCAAATCAACCAGCAAAGGTGTCTGGACTGTGCTGACAGCTGCTGAAAGATTTGGGGCAAGAGAAAGCTGCTCAAAATCCTCATTCCTCCCAAATCTACCGAAAAACCACATCATGTGATCCAACAAAACAAGATTTAGCTTAACAACTCAGAGCAATAAACATCAGCAAAAGAAAGAGACGAACAAGCATTCACAAAATCTCCAGCTCAGCAGAAACAAACGCCACCAAAGATGTGGGTACAGGCATTCAAAGCAGGAACCAGCAAAGACACCCCCCATGGTCCCAATGCTGCAAAGACAAAATCTTGCCTTCTCCCGACCAAAAATCCATGGCGGTCCAGAACAAAGGAATCAAGAACCTCAAAagcaagaaaacaaaaaagaaaagcacaAGCACAAGCAAGCAAACAATGAGACCCCAACCCAAACAgagattttcttcttctttttttccttttccccagCAGCTCACCATCATTGGCGTCAGTGGTCGCAGCAACCAAGATTCGCCGCTGGGTCCAAGAACAGCAGCACGAGACGAGGAAGACGAGCGGCCATGCCCAGGCCGCCattgctcctcctccacctcctctctctccttctctcctctccttatAGGAACAAGAGAGAGTGGggaggaagatgaagaaaaGCTGCTTTCTTGGCTAAAAAATTCCGCCTTTTCTTTCGGTTGGGGCTGATTTCTCACGCCATTTTTTCTCCCCCTGCGATTTTTGTTGGGTTTTTTCACTGTTCACTCCTGCGTGCTCATGAATTCTTTTGctgtataaataaattaaattaaatgggAAGCAGCAGAGGGAGCAGCAGCTGCGGCAACGGGGCGCTGCAGccgaggcgagagagagagagcacccGAGGCTGCGGTTGGTGGGGCCGCGAGGATCTCGACCGTTCGATGACGATCCAACGGTCCAGATCGGCTCACCAACCTGCTTCAGCGGTTGCATGTGAAGCTCACCGATCGAGTCAAGAATATTCTACTTAAcaataaaaaaggaaatataGGAAGTAGGAAATGCCATGGAGACTTGAGTGAGTGCTTTTCACAAGTAATTAGAGGGAAAATTAGCATAAAAAAGTCAATTTTGAGGATAAAAGTAATCTAGTGAGaaaataaaattgatttttttattaaacttagCAATTTATGTTTGATGTACATATCTCTTCAAAGGAGTGTTAAGAGAGCATACTTGCATGTGTTTACCGAGTAGGTGTTCAACAATGTATGTCCTTACAACAATTTGTATTTATTATAAGTATTTATGAGTAATATGTAACTTGTGCTAAATTGCTAATGAAATATTTGAAATGTGATATTACTTAACAACTTTATATaaagttatttttaatttctataggatacatttaaaaattttcgaTTATAAAGGCGACCTAAAATACATATGCAATGGTGCCATCACATTTGATTATTTTGACCCTTCATGTAATTACTCTTTCCACAAGAGGACCCATCTGATCATGGTCTAATTAAAACATAAAACCATCAATCATCCCATGATCCTTAATAGGATAATCAACTGACCTAAACGGCCACTTGACATGAGGCCCTTATGGAACCTTCCCTGGCAGCATTCAACCGTTTGAGTATAAAGGAATTTTCAATCTGCTCTCCTATATTAGTTTGTTGGTAGTTGCAGGTCTAATCAAGCTTTGGACAGAGCATAATCACACGGACATGGAGTAAACCTTTATCATACAGTTCAGATTTTCCTGTCAGCCAACTAACCCCCATAGAAAATAACACATGCCTGCTTGTTGTTAACGGTTGTGTAATGTATCCTGGtcactgaccagtgggccctCCAGTGAAGAATGGTTCCCAAATAACCCACATTCACATGCACACGGGCCACAACATGCACGTACCATGGGAttcatcttttcgtttatgtttatacttatcagccaaaatttaaattttcaaccttaaatttagagctgattttgaggttttttcaatgaagtttatttttcagtctttgcttttagatcattaagaacatgtatataaaagttttattcacgaattatttttcgtttgcaaatacgtcgtttcgcttattccgcgAAACGATGTCTCCGCATGTATACACCATAAATATATGTCCCTAACACAAGTTAGAGCCTTAAGATAATTATGTAAAATGTTTGAAGTTGTATATATTGTTGGCGCTAGAGTTTAAACTATAATGATATACCGATAAAAAAAAGACATCATTTATATATTGTTTTCTCCATTTTAAGAGATATACAAGCCATTCATAATTTGATACTACCTTTTGGGGAGGGGGATTTGATATGTTAAGGGAATTGTCGTTTGGAAGATTTTAACTCATGTATTAATTTTGACCACAACTAAAGTAATGGTGAGACGAAATATTGGATCCAATACTAGTAGTGAAATTATATTCAACCATGAGTTCTTTATGCATTAAACCCACCACCCTAAGATGCTTCAATTTGTCGACAGTTGTGTAGTACCATATATGATCTTATcttgatgggaaaaaaaaaacacaaacatgCGTTAAGTTAGCAtgtattttgttcaaatttgtaTTCAACGTGTGTAGTATAAATTTGTCCAGCGGTTGGCTAGGCATTGCCTGCGATATAATCACCGGCATACGTGAACCTACTACTGCTACGAGACGTGAATCGTAAAGGGTTGCTGCTGCAAGGCGTTAAGAGAAACAAGACAACGCTCTCTAAGAAAAACAAGACAACACATGTCAAGAAAGGGGAGGCAGCCATTGGCGACGAGGCAGATAGAGTTTAACAATTTGAACACATATATGGAGCTCACTTGCTCACCATGAGTTTCCTCTACTTCATCGAGTTGTTGTTGCATCTAGACACCATGGGACGATAAGCAACAAGCAAGATATGGATATAGCGGCTGCAGTGAGAGAGGAGAAGACAGTGAAGAGATGAGAAAGGACTTAATTAGACCCCGTCCAACATGGCTATTTAGGTTTTGATTTTTATCCCCACAGATGAGCTATTAGCATAGCAAGAATCCATGTTTCATATGCTTTAACCATCATGATACAATCATCTTCCTGTTGATCCCCTTTCTCCCTGGTCCACCAAAAAAAATGGAGGATGGGTGCCAATAGTTCATCACGAAAGAAAAAACTGACCGATATTGTTAACTAATAGAATAGTACTGCTAACTAACACTAATATATAGAAATAAGTATCTACAAATATAAACGAACTAATTTATagatatgattaattgagtattactccctccttcctaaattgatcatcatataatggaattcaaaaattctcaaattaatcatcatataaccgcatggacacggatttcatcaaaatacaattaatgcaagatgagagaatgtgtgcatgctaagGTGTAATTGGCATAGTGTTTTAATCGATACATGCATTGtgagagaatgtgtgcatggtatcttgattgatgtgatttaaattatccttaGTCTTGgtatataaacatatatgatgatcaatttggtaaggagggagtaagtagtaaaaattttaaaaaaattgatttattttattttcaaaaaacttttatatagaaattttttaaaaaggaaaatgttTAACCGTTTAGAAAACATGCTAAAATATCAACATGTTACCGTTTAGAGCTGCTCAAAAGAACTCAGACTAGAACAAAAGCTATGTTCCCTAATCGAAGGTGGAAATATTGACTTATACTCTagtacaaaataaaattatgatGGTTATAATACAAAAGAAAATTGTCATATTGCGAAATTTCTTTCGAGAGTAGTTTATATTTCCTTTTGGACTAAAACCTCCTAATAATATTTCTAATGTAGCTGGAAATTGACTTAATGGTATTGATTCAAGAACTAAGACACTTAATTTTTAGAGCATATGTTTTATGTTGAAATCTTTGGTTGAGTGGGAATGAGGTGGTATGTGATAAATCTCCAAATAAATCTTATATGTAGGTATTTTTCAAGGCAACATACTCCGGTTCTTGACACTGCTTTAACGTGTGAAAAGAACCATAAGCTAATATATATACTGCAAGCTGAAACTTGATATTACGGTCATGTAGATTTTTGTCAATTTCGACTGAAGATATACAAGTAAGCTTCAATAATTGTTCTATCTTTTAAGTGTTGGTGTTTGCTAGTCGTTTTTTATGGGTTAGCCAAATGTTTAGAGAATTATATACTATGTAATATCTGACTGCAGTTTCTTTGAAATAAAGGCTAGATTTAATTCCattatctcaaaaaaaaaacttagcctGAGATGCAAATTCGCTAGAAAGAGAAATTAAATACGCTCGCGACAGGAAAGGACCAACGAGTGAAAACAAGAGCCGTACGAACTCACGGACTGATCAATAAGGGCAGAGTGTACCTTGTCATTGACCGTCTACAAGATGTGATGCGGTCCCTATATACACTAAATCAGGGACTAATTAATCTCTCTAGGTTTTCTTCCTCA
Above is a window of Oryza sativa Japonica Group chromosome 10, ASM3414082v1 DNA encoding:
- the LOC4348521 gene encoding protein STRUBBELIG-RECEPTOR FAMILY 7, whose amino-acid sequence is MAAWAWPLVFLVSCCCSWTQRRILVAATTDANDVTVLNALFTSLNSPGQLRGWQVNGGDPCGASWQGITCSGSSVTAIKLPSLGLSGNLAYNMNTMESLVELDMSQNNLGGGQNIQYNLPNKKLERLNLAGNQFAGNVPYSISTMPKLKYLNLNHNQLQGNMTDVFSNLPSLSTLDLSLNSLTGDLPQSFTSLSSLKTLYLQNNQFTGSINVLANLPLDNLNVGNNRFTGWIPNELKKINSLQTDGNSWSTGPAPPPPPFTAPPPSRNRKKSPGRHSNGSGSSSSSGGNSGLRAGAIAGIIVALLVIGAVVAFFLIKRKRKGTRQEHVEQRQPFNSYPSNEVKDVKPIPESTKIEVEPLPSPVAVSLKPPPKIERNQSFDDDDDDFSNKPVAKKSNSASVKATVYSVADLQMATDSFNMDNLVGEGTFGRVYRAQFSDGKVLAVKKLNSTVLPSQSSDDFFDLVSNISKLHHPNLNELVGYCMEHGQHLLVYDFHRNGSLHDMLHLPDEYSKPLSWNSRVKIALGSARALEYLHEICSPSIIHKNFKSSNILLDTEFNPHVSDAGLASSVPDSEFQASDQGSGYSAPEVDMTGQYTLKSDVYSFGVVMLELLTGRKPFDSARLRTEQSLVRWATPQLHDIDALDRMVDPALKGLYPAKSLSRFADVIALCVQPEPEFRPPMSEVVQALVRLVQRANMTRRMIDGEEGSRRPDDQDQEFV